In Babylonia areolata isolate BAREFJ2019XMU chromosome 19, ASM4173473v1, whole genome shotgun sequence, a single window of DNA contains:
- the LOC143293799 gene encoding uncharacterized protein LOC143293799 isoform X2, translating to MYYLDGTRFYGRELEVEFARGDRKTPSQMRQRERGPFGRSRSRSRHRSRSRSRDRRRRSRSRYSDSPRRSRSRTSDHHRRSRSRSNSRNRNSRRRSGSQSPSHRSSDKRSRSP from the exons ATGTACTACTTAGACGGGACACGCTTCTATGGCCGAGAACTGGAAGTTGAGTTTGCCAGAGGTGACCGAAAAA CTCCATCTCAaatgaggcaaagagagaggggaccaTTTGGACGCTCTCGCAGTCGCAGCAG ACACAGGTCTCGTTCACGCTCCAGAGATAGGAG gCGAAGATCCCGCTCACGCTACAGTGACAGCCC GAGGAGGTCCCGCTCGCGCACCAGCGACCACCA TCGAAGATCAAGGTCCCGATCCAATTCACGGAACAGAAACAGTCGACGAAG ATCTGGATCACAGTCTCCTTCCCACAGGAGCTCAGACAAGCGAAGCCGGTCTCCATAA
- the LOC143293799 gene encoding serine/arginine-rich splicing factor 12-like isoform X1 gives MSRSSRPPNCSLYVRNVPDGIRDEELRSLFSKYGPISDVYVPLDYYTRRPRGFAYVQFLDPRDADDAMYYLDGTRFYGRELEVEFARGDRKTPSQMRQRERGPFGRSRSRSRHRSRSRSRDRRRRSRSRYSDSPRRSRSRTSDHHRRSRSRSNSRNRNSRRRSGSQSPSHRSSDKRSRSP, from the exons ATGTCTCGATCGTCAAGACCACCCAATTGTTCTCTGTATGTCAGAAATGTACCAGATGGAATACG GGATGAGGAACTGAGGAGCTTGTTTTCAAAGTATGGGCCAATATCTGATGTTTATGTGCCACTGGATTATTACACAAGGCGGCCAAGGGGTTTTGCTTATGTTCAAT TCTTGGACCCACGAGATGCAGACGATGCCATGTACTACTTAGACGGGACACGCTTCTATGGCCGAGAACTGGAAGTTGAGTTTGCCAGAGGTGACCGAAAAA CTCCATCTCAaatgaggcaaagagagaggggaccaTTTGGACGCTCTCGCAGTCGCAGCAG ACACAGGTCTCGTTCACGCTCCAGAGATAGGAG gCGAAGATCCCGCTCACGCTACAGTGACAGCCC GAGGAGGTCCCGCTCGCGCACCAGCGACCACCA TCGAAGATCAAGGTCCCGATCCAATTCACGGAACAGAAACAGTCGACGAAG ATCTGGATCACAGTCTCCTTCCCACAGGAGCTCAGACAAGCGAAGCCGGTCTCCATAA